A portion of the Etheostoma cragini isolate CJK2018 chromosome 13, CSU_Ecrag_1.0, whole genome shotgun sequence genome contains these proteins:
- the si:dkey-250d21.1 gene encoding uncharacterized protein si:dkey-250d21.1 isoform X1 → MTDCCAAANCNYQQGESENSPPLFSFPLDPERCKQWLINCQRPDLASEPPEQLHKLYRLCAKHFEPAVIAHQSASSFVLTDDAVPTIFDLMPVDNQSTCNRKRARDPSEEEPTSVKKTKEDTATTEGTGKIIELPGENSAVPELKKENQTQEDGASSNAKETLKVYFKEILALTGFSINGANINTDEPIGGARGQQALNRICVEKIDRKEILQFSEDLMREEIQNSLRQARFFSILLQDVTRIEGKDQIPVFIRSVTVDGFPQKHLIGFLPCDMDVENLFYMLLSELRNKWGLRMEHCRGLTYLITGIMCQKMRDLTSRILQEFPQVVLSPSDPYAFNIWIIRCMPVPSIQNVANTVEEVALLLKRTPELCTRLEGKIQMTYGHIKGEVGRIKAAISENWEYGTDAFQTMLDILEPFLNCINEMISKVDENTAEQMAKLKPVLKNFNFIITLVILKNTLCCVSILNSSLRGIISISSTLQYTISNALKLVSKYQQELAIFHRKWFSDAAGRAKKLGVEVTKPDGDQGDTAETPLEDFYRETISRPVLLYLVAEVKRVFSTEMVRILRWLSLVPSYMADHNFSIRRDKVADANLNNLARPDTFYEELGCWEVKWRHASKRRILPTTVFATLKIPDIGFYPNVQSLLRVLGTVPCVNAEADVYGQYHMVLERCHSYLRATPEDQRQCSMAYVYVNQDVHFNVEQMVESYAQRHPDILQLLQSDDDSKVKPPQVASHENHAEKDTEEELQFINLEMDAERLVELKCAETDREALKSALQAAVTAAYSTHSRKCSDASAQEGEVEYVTKSEMKEVLTVCENAVREGILLEVGTSFFSLFIDSVVKFGKKDYLPLFLRFVDSFDVMRLELMGFLEADLDCDAMVQRLLEVVTVEWKLDLNNCRGQAYLGSGDVSYKLKAFACKVQENHPLAISTHCSSYSFNTWWSKSIPVPAVKRALDTFEEVLMFFGSSATLQKQLDHVIAYGLRESYEKVQEFQGTFCALWQEKHDSYEVFVQMLEPLVECLEKIKNNPQRWKASVSDQAGALLSNVMEFDFIIAMVVLKNASSFTRELSAGLQKDHFSAASQLCQISGIVATLNRVKTSMKVFHQNWFDEACAMAQSLRVQIEVPENALQRDGMMKPVGFYKDGLSVPLVDNLINAVKDHFSEDHKEALNFLSLVPCSVTVSYMFESLKSKPPLYSSDLPDADNFFTELCCWRVTWKTKVASVTIPGSIFHTLRLPLMQYFGNINALLRIMSVLPSTALEDCGVIMRHKRFQEYLRNTDPKDRSPGLAMLQVGTDFSRDLDRMVTQCLKVTPQALEGICLDKESKSIIRDCENNMEVDCVQEEGEEIRIHQSPDRMEDQSMNPAEENGHSGDNRQSLTTVFKLATLLGKKNLSLSDLSEEDRELFMQELSMCRWSKNESKCIPLIGEDEMVNLLIKGIRDVILKEIQESPFFSLITDKPVKIADKTHLPVFVRYVGESAPKVELMGFLPFDENCHVDTQAESLAKILTEDWGLPMSQCRGQAFMHLGSGYQSLKKMSLDFLRSYPLAVVTPSESCGLAHWLAGSVPCPSVAKMLDITEDLLLFFDESPCLEGQLAQAVDGLLNMPREALDEMPETCCSRWKKREDFFDILADTLEGILSCLDAVSSSGTGAKSMHAQVLSTALRNLDFIVTLVILTNACAPLRNCSTVFRCGNPADILCEGEKIPSIIETLSKMLENVSTLHSTWFEQAFQLATKVAPEQVCFSEEANSYESPEIYYRENLSVPLLRSLIDEMKYSFSDSHLRALSVLSLLPSCNPQPILPESTDKPFSLYLADLLEPEAAEQEINAWAAVWSEKYQDAAPPSSIAETLVHPESKSHPTVTSMLRLVAVLPSVSMECDLMKTTLNSMRDLLKHTVCKGSRKDHVVLLFHCTTLQRLPEVIERCMEVDPESSPCLSQVMGTVQRLKLESGGVKVNLAAPTESHASAVAEKPADDKVKSADNEVTLEVAQGPRKAVSFYEPQLREQILKELWDSQFFTFITERAVEIDGELYVPLCIRYLNKEDIQCEETLAFIPFVDDPVVLADAIETALSEKWGLNMEYCRGQALLSVGEVGAQMRAVSLAIAKKYPQAVRSVSSALSLNVWLANSSPAEEAADGAVLIGKILHWLTEDVDRQNKLEDVILHVFQHDEVKGNELRDKLIKNWEKSHDMHEVMVDILEAVMLCLNELKGDGSTSNQQQASQFFDAIRNFEFILSTVVQKHILSVTQKLSQALQGKPLDMLLAVNNLPDLKASLNKLKSDIDIHHKAWFEEATKLACKLHVTMLHSVLLEPLSEFYKESVSMKVVEHSIAEIDDLFTEKVLDTLRCLEIVPYAMSKVETSILSGLVFRLYKEDLPDQVSLHTEMKSWKEKWLDPLAGYLPTTVLDTLKASQIRSFSNIETLLRLQVILPFSRRESNFRQGKRSFQEFMLQEKRSLTELHPL, encoded by the exons ATGACTGACTGCTGCGCCGCAGCGAACTGTAATTACCAGCAAGGGGAATCCGAAAACTCCCCTCCACTTTTCAGCTTTCCTTTGGATCCGGAGCG ATGCAAACAATGGTTGATCAACTGTCAACGCCCAGATTTGGCATCAGAACCTCCGGAGCAGTTGCATAAACTGTACAGACTTTGTGCAAAGCACTTTGAGCCCGCTGTGATCGCTCATCAG agcGCCTCCAGTTTTGTCTTGACGGACGATGCTGTTCCAACAATATTTGACTTAATGCCTGTGGATAATCAATCAACCTGCAACAGAAAAAGAGCTAGAGATCCT TCTGAAGAGGAACCTACCtctgtgaagaaaacaaaag AAgacacagcaacaacagaagggACTGGGAAGATTATTGAATTACCTGGAGAGAACAGTGCAGTGCCTGAACTGAAAAAAGAGAACCAAACCCAGGAGGATGGAGCCAGCTCTAACGCAAAAGAGACGCTGAAAGTCTATTTCAAGGAAATCCTGGCACTGACCGGATTCAGCATAAATGGTGCAAACATCAACACTGACGAGCCAATCGGAGGTGCGAGAGGACAGCAGGCTCTCAATCGTATCTGTGTGGAGAAAATTGACAGGAAAGAAATCCTCCAGTTCAGTGAAGACCTTATGCGGGAAGAGATCCAAAACAGCCTCAGACAGGCACGCTTCTTCTCCATTCTGCTTCAGGATGTGACACGCATAGAGGGAAAGGACCAGATCCCAGTTTTCATCAGGTCCGTTACAGTAGATGGGTTCCCACAGAAGCACCTCATTGGGTTCTTACCATGTGACATGGATGTAGAGAATCTGTTTTACATGCTTCTCTCAGAGTTGCGTAACAAGTGGGGGCTGAGGATGGAGCACTGCAGAGGACTGACTTATCTGATAACGGGCATCATGTGTCAGAAAATGCGAGACCTTACCTCCAGGATTCTGCAGGAGTTCCCACAAGTAGTTTTGTCACCAAGTGACCCATATGCCTTCAACATATGGATTATTCGCTGCATGCCTGTGCCTTCAATTCAAAATGTGGCTAACACTGTAGAGGAGGTGGCCTTGTTACTCAAGAGAACACCAGAGCTGTGCACAAGATTGGAGGGAAAGATTCAGATGACATATGGGCATATCAAAGGGGAGGTGGGCAGGATCAAGGCAGCCATCAGTGAGAATTGGGAGTATGGCACTGACGCCTTCCAGACCATGTTAGACATTCTGGAGCCATTCCTGAACTGCATCAATGAGATGATTTCAAAGGTAGATGAAAATACTGCTGAACAGATGGCCAAGCTCAAGCCAGTTTTGAAAAATTTCAACTTCATCATCACACTTGTTATTCTGAAGAACACCCTCTGTTGTGTTAGTATACTCAACTCGAGTCTCAGGGGAATAATTAGCATCAGCAGTACGTTGCAGTACACCATTTCCAATGCCTTAAAGCTGGTAAGCAAATACCAACAGGAGCTAGCAATATTCCACAGGAAGTGGTTTTCAGATGCAGCTGGCAGAGCCAAGAAGCTGGGAGTGGAGGTCACTAAACCAGACGGTGATCAAGGAGACACAGCTGAAACCCCATTAGAGGACTTTTACAGGGAAACCATAAGCCGGCCTGTCTTGCTGTATCTCGTTGCAGAGGTGAAGAGAGTGTTCAGCACAGAAATGGTGAGGATTCTCCGATGGCTTTCGTTAGTGCCATCTTACATGGCTGACCACAATTTCAGCATCCGCAGGGATAAAGTAGCAGATGCTAACTTAAACAACCTTGCCAGACCTGACACATTCTACGAAGAGCTTGGCTGCTGGGAAGTGAAGTGGAGACATGCGAGCAAGCGCCGGATCCTACCAACCACTGTGTTTGCTACACTCAAGATTCCAGATATCGGGTTTTACCCGAATGTGCAGAGCCTGTTGCGGGTGTTGGGCACTGTTCCATGTGTAAACGCAGAGGCAGATGTGTACGGTCAATACCATATGGTACTGGAGCGGTGCCACTCCTACCTGAGAGCCACACCAGAGGACCAGAGACAATGCAGCATGGCATATGTCTACGTGAACCAGGATGTGCACTTCAATGTTGAACAAATGGTGGAGTCCTACGCCCAGAGGCATCCAGACATCCTACAACTGCTGCAATCG gATGATGACTCCAAGGTGAAGCCTCCCCAAG TGGCATCTCATGAGAACCATGCAGAAAAGGACACTGAAGAAGAACTGCAGTTTATAAACCTAGAGATGGATGCTGAAAGGCTTGTGGAGCTGAAGTGTGCAGAGACTGATAGAGAAGCTCTTAAATCTGCTTTGCAGGCTGCAGTGACAGCTGCGTACAGCACTCATAGCAGGAAATGTAGCGATGCTTCTGCTCAGGAAGGAGAGGTCGAGTATGTGACCAAGTCAGAAATGAAAGAAGTTCTCACTGTGTGCGAAAATGCTGTCAGGGAGGGAATCCTCTTGGAAGTTGGGACTTCATTCTTTTCCTTGTTCATTGACAGTGTTGTGAAGTTTGGGAAGAAAGACTACCTCCCACTTTTCCTGAGGTTTGTGGACAGTTTTGATGTCATGCGATTGGAGTTGATGGGATTCCTTGAGGCTGATCTGGATTGTGATGCAATGGTACAGCGTCTCCTAGAAGTCGTTACAGTTGAGTGGAAGCTTGATTTGAACAACTGCAGAGGGCAAGCATACCTAGGCTCCGGTGATGTTTCCTACAAGCTGAAAGCCTTTGCCTGCAAAGTCCAGGAGAATCATCCTCTAGCTATCAGCACCCACTGCTCTTCATACTCTTTCAACACATGGTGGTCAAAATCCATCCCAGTGCCTGCTGTGAAGAGAGCCCTGGATACATTTGAAGaggttttgatgttttttggcaGCAGTGCTACTCTTCAAAAACAGCTAGACCATGTGATAGCCTATGGCCTTAGAGAGAGCTATGAAAAGGTCCAAGAGTTTCAGGGGACGTTCTGTGCCCTTTGGCAGGAGAAGCATGATTCTTACGAGGTGTTTGTGCAGATGCTGGAGCCCCTAGTTGAATGtctggagaaaataaaaaacaacccaCAGAGATGGAAAGCCTCTGTGTCTGACCAAGCTGGGGCACTCCTCAGCAATGTGATGGAATTTGATTTCATCATTGCTATGGTGGTCTTGAAGAATGCATCCTCTTTCACCAGAGAACTGAGTGCGGGTCTCCAAAAGGACCACTTCAGTGCCGCTTCCCAACTTTGTCAAATCAGTGGCATTGTGGCAACTCTAAACCGAGTAAAAACAAGTATGAAAGTGTTCCACCAGAACTGGTTTGACGAGGCCTGTGCAATGGCACAGAGTCTGAGAGTGCAGATTGAAGTGCCTGAAAATGCTTTGCAAAGAGACGGCATGATGAAGCCAGTCGGCTTTTACAAAGATGGCTTAAGTGTGCCCCTAGTAGATAACCTCATCAATGCCGTGAAGGATCATTTCTCAGAGGACCACAAAGAAGCTCTGAACTTCCTCTCCCTAGTTCCATGCTCAGTAACAGTGAGTTACATGTTTGAGAGCTTGAAGTCGAAGCCTCCACTCTACAGCAGTGATCTTCCTGATGCTGACAACTTCTTCACAGAGCTGTGCTGTTGGAGAGTCACATGGAAGACCAAAGTTGCGTCTGTGACCATCCCGGGCTCAATATTTCACACATTGCGCCTGCCACTAATGCAGTACTTCGGTAACATCAATGCCCTGCTGAGGATTATGTCAGTGTTACCCAGCACAGCACTGGAGGACTGTGGTGTCATAATGCGGCACAAGAGGTTCCAAGAGTACCTGAGAAATACAGATCCAAAAGACAGGTCCCCGGGCTTAGCTATGCTGCAGGTGGGCACGGACTTCAGCAGAGACCTGGACCGCATGGTGACCCAGTGTTTGAAGGTTACTCCCCAGGCCTTAGAGGGTATATGTCTG GACAAGGAATCCAAAAGCATCATCAGAGACTGTGAAAATAATATGGAAG TTGATTGTGTCCAGGAAGAAGGTGAAGAGATTAGAATTCATCAATCTCCTGACAGGATGGAGGACCAAAGCATGAACCCCGCAGAAGAGAATGGGCACTCTGGAGATAATCGTCAAAGCTTGACGACGGTATTCAAACTTGCCACATTACTGGGGAAAAAGAACCTCAGTCTCTCAGACCTCTCCGAAGAAGACAGAGAGCTTTTCATGCAGGAGCTCAGCATGTGCCGCTGGTCTAAAAATGAGAGCAAATGCATACCTTTAATAGGTGAGGATGAAATGGTGAACCTCCTCATTAAAGGAATCAGAGATGTCATACTGAAGGAAATACAGGAATCACCGTTCTTCTCGCTTATCACTGACAAACCTGTTAAAATTGCTGACAAGACCCACCTTCCTGTTTTTGTCAGGTATGTTGGAGAATCTGCTCCAAAAGTAGAGCTCATGGGTTTCTTGCCATTTGATGAAAACTGTCATGTTGATACACAGGCAGAAAGCCTTGCAAAGATTCTCACTGAAGACTGGGGCTTACCAATGTCTCAGTGTCGTGGACAAGCATTCATGCACTTGGGCTCGGGTTATCAAAGCCTGAAGAAAATGTCTTTGGATTTCCTCAGGAGCTATCCGCTCGCCGTTGTAACACCCAGTGAGTCTTGTGGCCTTGCCCATTGGCTGGCAGGAAGTGTGCCTTGCCCTTCAGTAGCAAAAATGTTGGATATCACAGAAGACCTGCTGCTGTTCTTTGATGAATCTCCTTGTCTGGAGGGACAGCTAGCACAGGCTGTTGATGGGCTTTTGAATATGCCGAGAGAGGCCCTGGATGAAATGCCAGAAACCTGTTGCTCGaggtggaaaaagagagaggactTCTTTGACATACTCGCTGACACATTAGAGGGCATCCTCAGCTGCCTAGATGCTGTTAGCTCTAGTGGCACAGGTGCCAAGTCGATGCATGCACAAGTTCTCTCCACCGCTCTGAGAAATCTGGATTTCATTGTCACCCTTGTGATTTTGACAAATGCTTGCGCTCCTCTCCGCAACTGCAGCACCGTCTTCCGCTGTGGAAACCCTGCTGATATTCTTTGTGAAGGGGAAAAAATCCCCTCAATTATAGAGACTCTAAgcaaaatgttagaaaatgtgAGCACACTGCACTCGACTTGGTTTGAGCAGGCGTTCCAGCTAGCAACCAAGGTTGCTCCTGAACAAGTGTGCTTCTCAGAAGAAGCCAACAGCTATGAGTCTCCTGAGATATATTACAGAGAAAATCTGAGTGTTCCTCTCCTCAGAAGTCTCATTGATGAAATGAAGTACAGCTTCTCCGACAGCCACTTGAGGGCCCTGTCGGTCCTGTCGTTACTGCCCTCCTGCAATCCACAGCCCATTTTGCCGGAGTCCACAGACAAGCCATTCAGCCTCTATCTTGCAGACCTTTTGGAGCCTGAAGCGGCCGAGCAGGAAATCAACGCGTGGGCCGCTGTCTGGAGCGAAAAATACCAGGATGCCGCTCCTCCATCATCCATCGCGGAAACATTGGTCCACCCCGAGTCAAAGAGCCACCCAACTGTTACCTCAATGCTTCGGCTAGTAGCTGTCTTGCCTAGTGTCAGCATGGAGTGTGACCTGATGAAGACCACTCTGAACTCAATGAGGGATCTGTTAAAACACACTGTATGCAAAGGCAGCAGAAAGGACCATGTGGTGCTCCTCTTTCACTGCACAACACTGCAGAGACTGCCGGAGGTCATTGAGAGATGTATGGAGGTTGACCCAGAGAGCAGTCCATGTCTTTCCCAG GTGATGGGAACTGTCCAAAGACTAAAGTTGGAGAGTG GAGGTGTTAAAGTGAACCTGGCGGCACCAACAGAATCGCACGCCTCCGCTGTAGCAGAGAAGCCTGCTGATGACAAGGTAAAATCGGCTGACAATGAAGTGACGTTGGAAGTCGCACAGGGACCGAGGAAAGCAGTGTCTTTCTACGAGCCTCAACTGCGTGAACAAATCCTCAAAGAACTGTGGGACTCTCAGTTCTTTACATTTATAACCGAGCGGGCTGTTGAAATTGACGGCGAGCTCTATGTCCCGTTGTGCATCAGGTACTTGAACAAAGAGGACATCCAGTGTGAGGAAACGCTGGCTTTCATCCCTTTCGTGGACGACCCAGTTGTCCTCGCAGATGCTATTGAGACTGCCCTGTCTGAGAAGTGGGGGCTCAACATGGAGTACTGTAGAGGGCAGGCCTTGCTGAGTGTTGGTGAAGTAGGAGCTCAGATGAGGGCTGTAAGTTTAGCAATAGCTAAGAAATACCCCCAGGCTGTGAGATCGGTCAGCTCTGCTTTGTCTCTTAACGTATGGCTGGCTAATTCCTCTCCCGCTGAAGAAGCCGCGGACGGAGCAGTTCTCATAGGTAAAATATTACATTGGCTCACAGAGGATGTAGACCGCCAGAACAAACTAGAAGACGTGATCCTGCACGTGTTCCAGCACGATGAAGTCAAGGGCAACGAGCTGAGGGACAAACTCATCAAAAACTGGGAGAAGAGTCATGACATGCACGAGGTGATGGTAGACATTTTAGAAGCCGTCATGCTCTGTTTGAATGAGCTGAAAGGGGACGGAAGTACTTCAAACCAGCAGCAAGCATCACAGTTTTTCGATGCGATCAGAAACTTTGAGTTCATCCTGTCAACAGTGGTGCAGAAGCACATCCTGAGTGTAACTCAGAAGCTAAGTCAGGCTCTTCAGGGCAAACCCTTAGATATGTTACTCGCTGTGAATAATTTGCCCGATCTCAAAGCATCCCTCAATAAACTAAAGAGTGATATTGACATCCATCACAAGGCCTGGTTCGAGGAAGCCACTAAGCTGGCTTGTAAACTCCACGTGACCATGTTGCATTCAGTGCTTCTTGAGCCATTGAGCGAGTTTTACAAAGAATCAGTGAGCATGAAGGTTGTGGAGCACTCAATAGCAGAAATTGACGACCTTTTCACAGAAAAGGTACTGGATACCCTGAGGTGTCTGGAGATTGTGCCTTACGCAATGTCCAAAGTAGAAACCAGCATTCTTAGTGGTCTCGTGTTCCGCCTGTACAAGGAGGACTTGCCAGATCAGGTCTCGCTTCACACTGAGATGAAGTCGTGGAAGGAGAAATGGTTGGATCCCCTGGCAGGCTATCTCCCAACCACTGTGCTCGATACGCTCAAGGCGTCACAGATAAGAAGTTTTAGTAACATTGAAACTCTGCTCAGACTCCAGGTCATCTTGCCATTTTCAAGGAGGGAGAGCAACTTCAGGCAAGGAAAAAGGAGCTTCCAGGAGTTCATGCTGCAGGAAAAGCGATCCCTCACTGAGCTACATCCTCTGTAG